One window of Gammaproteobacteria bacterium genomic DNA carries:
- a CDS encoding ATP-binding cassette domain-containing protein codes for MLLNLHNAVLDLGGPTLLDNIDFQLNKGQRVALLGRNGCGKSTLLKVLAGQLALDSGTRKINQGVTLGYLSQAVPNETPKTVYELIALSFGEAGRLLVQSHHAADDDHAHHAAMSEVDTWTVAARIDKVISQFQLEPEMQFSALSGGRQRRALLASVVATEPDILLLDEPTNHLDLDSVLWLENYLASRQGALLFVSHDREFISRLANRIVELDRGQMHQYDVTYKNYLTLREQREEEEQRHNALFDKKLAQEERWIRQGVQARRTRNEGRVKALKALREDRSERRNKQASATLKLDAGKKSGKLVAEVENINFSYDNKPIVSDFSTSIMRGDKIGLIGPNGIGKTTLLRLLLGDLTPDSGQVKLGTKIEVAYLDQQRSEIDDDKSLVDNVSLGREFIEIDGKSQHIIGYLQEFLFDPKQARARAGLLSGGERARLLLARLFSQPANVLILDEPTNDLDIETLELLEELLLQYQGTLFLVSHDRALLNNVVTSSLVLEGDGHVLEYVGGYDDWLRQRPKKSAFKEGQKKVVKNTITAKQVFTKQGGQGVKVKLSYKDQRELDTLPETIASLEADQDALYTELSSPDSHANQSDQSDKARNITKQLKDIESKLNNAYVRWEQLEAL; via the coding sequence GGCCCAACTTTACTTGATAATATTGATTTTCAATTAAATAAAGGTCAACGCGTCGCCTTATTGGGTCGTAACGGTTGCGGAAAATCCACTTTATTGAAAGTGTTGGCTGGGCAGCTTGCGCTTGATTCTGGCACAAGAAAAATCAACCAAGGCGTCACGCTGGGTTACCTCAGTCAAGCGGTGCCGAATGAGACACCTAAAACAGTTTATGAACTGATAGCGCTGTCATTTGGTGAAGCAGGGCGCTTGTTAGTACAGAGCCACCATGCCGCCGATGACGATCATGCGCATCATGCGGCGATGAGTGAAGTCGATACCTGGACGGTAGCTGCGCGTATCGACAAAGTGATATCACAGTTTCAGCTCGAACCCGAGATGCAATTTTCGGCTTTGTCTGGTGGTCGTCAGCGCCGCGCATTATTGGCCAGTGTTGTCGCTACTGAGCCAGATATATTGCTGCTCGATGAGCCAACTAACCATCTTGATTTAGACTCTGTGCTGTGGCTTGAAAACTATCTTGCTTCACGTCAAGGCGCCTTATTGTTTGTCTCGCATGACCGTGAGTTTATATCACGTCTGGCCAACCGTATTGTCGAGCTAGACCGTGGTCAAATGCATCAGTACGACGTGACGTATAAGAATTACCTCACCTTGCGCGAGCAAAGAGAGGAAGAAGAGCAACGGCATAATGCCTTGTTTGATAAAAAACTCGCGCAAGAAGAGCGCTGGATTCGTCAGGGCGTGCAAGCACGTCGTACACGCAACGAAGGCCGTGTCAAAGCTTTAAAAGCATTACGTGAAGATCGCAGCGAGCGGCGCAACAAGCAGGCCAGTGCCACGCTTAAGCTAGATGCAGGCAAGAAATCCGGCAAACTGGTTGCTGAAGTAGAAAATATTAATTTTAGTTATGACAACAAACCAATTGTCAGTGATTTTTCTACCTCGATTATGCGTGGCGATAAAATTGGTTTGATTGGCCCGAACGGTATCGGTAAGACCACCTTGTTACGACTGTTACTGGGAGACCTTACGCCTGACTCTGGCCAGGTCAAGCTAGGCACAAAAATCGAAGTCGCCTATCTTGATCAGCAGCGCAGTGAAATCGATGATGACAAAAGTCTGGTTGATAATGTCTCACTGGGCCGAGAGTTTATCGAAATCGATGGCAAATCGCAGCACATCATTGGCTATTTGCAAGAGTTCTTATTCGACCCCAAGCAAGCGCGGGCACGAGCAGGCTTATTATCAGGTGGTGAGCGCGCACGTTTGTTATTGGCGCGCTTATTTAGTCAGCCTGCCAATGTATTAATTCTCGATGAACCGACCAATGATCTCGATATTGAAACATTGGAGTTGTTGGAAGAGTTGTTATTGCAATACCAGGGAACGCTTTTTTTGGTTAGTCATGACAGAGCACTGTTAAACAATGTTGTGACAAGTTCATTGGTACTGGAAGGCGATGGACACGTGCTCGAATATGTGGGCGGCTATGACGACTGGTTGCGTCAACGCCCAAAAAAATCAGCGTTTAAAGAGGGCCAAAAAAAAGTCGTTAAAAACACTATCACTGCTAAACAAGTATTCACAAAGCAAGGAGGGCAAGGGGTAAAAGTGAAGCTGAGCTATAAAGACCAGCGCGAACTTGACACCTTGCCAGAGACTATCGCCAGTCTTGAAGCAGATCAGGACGCTCTCTATACCGAGTTATCGAGCCCGGATAGTCACGCAAACCAATCAGATCAATCAGATAAGGCGCGCAATATCACAAAACAACTTAAAGACATCGAGTCCAAACTAAATAACGCCTATGTGCGCTGGGAACAGTTAGAAGCCCTGTAG
- a CDS encoding cold-shock protein — MTNGIVKWFNNSKGYGFISPSDGSEDVFVHHTAIEGTGFKTLNEGQTVDFEVQKGPKGLQATNVVPAA, encoded by the coding sequence ATGACAAACGGTATTGTAAAGTGGTTCAATAATTCAAAAGGTTATGGTTTTATCTCACCCAGCGACGGCAGTGAAGATGTCTTTGTACATCACACCGCGATCGAAGGCACCGGCTTCAAGACCTTAAACGAAGGTCAAACCGTCGACTTCGAAGTGCAAAAAGGCCCCAAAGGTTTGCAGGCGACGAATGTTGTTCCGGCGGCGTAA
- a CDS encoding type IV pilin protein, which translates to MRRQSGFTLIELMIVVVIVAILASVAIPAYFDQVTRSKRTDATISLTSTAQQLERCFTTTNTYVGCLGPAPVSLASPEGEYTITATLNATNYTLTATAIAAQASDDDCDTFTLDQTGLRGATGNDAANCW; encoded by the coding sequence ATGCGTCGCCAAAGTGGTTTTACTTTAATTGAATTGATGATTGTTGTAGTCATTGTGGCAATACTCGCCAGTGTCGCCATCCCGGCTTATTTTGACCAGGTGACACGCTCGAAGAGGACAGATGCGACTATCTCGCTAACCAGCACCGCGCAACAACTCGAGCGATGCTTTACCACTACCAACACGTATGTTGGCTGTCTTGGCCCAGCACCTGTTTCTTTGGCTTCGCCAGAAGGTGAGTACACCATCACAGCCACACTCAACGCCACGAATTATACACTCACTGCGACCGCCATTGCCGCACAGGCAAGTGATGATGATTGCGACACGTTTACGCTTGACCAAACAGGGTTACGAGGCGCCACAGGCAATGACGCCGCCAACTGCTGGTAA
- a CDS encoding PilW family protein yields the protein MSLLKINQRGLSLIELMVAITIGLLLLAGVIQVFASTKQTYRVHEGLSRVQESGRFAMEFLTRDLRMAGFFGCTRSTNSLTNHLNFDFDSNGDGTDDSYSEALFFNNGGIEGTDDDVGSINNSDRIVIRSVFGAGLSVASPFGPTSSANIKTSTSNGLSQGDIVIVSDCQQADMFQITNANPSTSGTLVHNTGTGTPGNATQPLSKIYIDDAQIYRTQTLVYTIANGTDGQPALFRNGAELVSGINSMQVLYGEDTDASGTANYYVIANNVDMENVVSVQISLLVQSDSDNIATSVQSYTFNGATSTTTDNRLYQVFTSTITLRNRVI from the coding sequence ATGTCTCTCTTAAAAATAAATCAAAGAGGCTTGTCATTGATCGAGCTAATGGTCGCCATCACTATTGGCTTGTTATTGCTCGCCGGTGTCATACAAGTCTTTGCCTCAACCAAGCAAACCTATCGTGTTCACGAAGGCCTGTCGCGGGTACAGGAAAGTGGTCGCTTCGCCATGGAGTTTCTCACCAGAGATCTGCGTATGGCCGGGTTTTTCGGCTGCACACGTAGCACTAACAGCCTGACTAACCACCTCAATTTCGACTTCGATAGCAACGGAGATGGCACTGACGATAGCTACAGTGAAGCGCTCTTTTTCAATAATGGTGGTATTGAGGGAACGGATGATGATGTCGGCAGCATTAATAACTCTGACCGAATCGTTATACGCAGCGTGTTTGGTGCAGGACTGAGTGTTGCATCACCATTCGGCCCGACATCAAGCGCCAACATCAAAACTTCCACCAGCAACGGCTTGTCACAAGGCGACATCGTTATCGTCAGCGACTGTCAACAAGCTGATATGTTTCAAATTACCAATGCCAACCCTAGCACCAGCGGCACGCTAGTCCACAATACCGGCACGGGTACACCGGGTAATGCTACCCAGCCTTTATCGAAAATATATATAGATGACGCTCAAATATATCGCACTCAAACGCTGGTCTACACCATTGCAAATGGTACCGATGGTCAACCGGCATTATTTCGCAATGGTGCCGAACTGGTGAGTGGCATTAATAGCATGCAAGTGCTCTATGGCGAAGACACGGACGCATCCGGCACAGCAAACTATTACGTTATCGCAAACAATGTTGATATGGAAAATGTCGTCAGTGTACAAATATCACTGTTAGTACAAAGCGACAGCGACAACATCGCAACATCGGTTCAGTCCTACACCTTTAATGGCGCCACATCAACCACTACCGATAATCGACTTTACCAGGTGTTTACCAGCACCATAACTCTCAGAAACCGCGTAATCTAA
- the pilV gene encoding type IV pilus modification protein PilV: MNNITNKNQLSGFSLIEVLVALVILSVGLLGLAGLQAASLRANQTSLQSSQAAILAYDMADRVRANITNATTNYHLPAATPTASCLTTAGCTAAQLAQNDMSQWNASLTQALPGGQGVICVDSTPNDGDSATDHDCDGDASANLFAVKLWWDDDRNAATPNQLFFTSFRP, encoded by the coding sequence ATGAATAATATCACCAACAAAAATCAGCTCAGCGGGTTCTCACTCATCGAAGTGCTGGTAGCCCTTGTTATACTTTCCGTCGGCTTGCTGGGTTTAGCAGGCTTACAAGCCGCTAGCCTGAGAGCCAACCAAACCTCTTTGCAGAGTAGCCAGGCCGCTATACTGGCCTATGATATGGCTGATCGAGTTCGCGCCAACATCACCAACGCCACCACTAACTATCATCTTCCAGCCGCTACGCCAACGGCCAGTTGCCTCACCACAGCGGGATGCACCGCAGCACAACTGGCACAAAATGATATGTCCCAATGGAACGCAAGCCTCACTCAAGCCCTGCCCGGAGGGCAGGGAGTCATCTGTGTTGACAGCACACCTAACGATGGCGACAGTGCCACCGATCATGATTGTGATGGTGATGCGTCGGCAAATTTATTCGCAGTAAAGTTGTGGTGGGATGATGATCGCAACGCAGCCACTCCAAACCAACTGTTCTTTACGAGCTTTAGGCCTTGA
- a CDS encoding GspH/FimT family pseudopilin codes for MTKPILLSADDSNMDKKHIVGQHGFTLIELIVTMAIAAILVTAAIPSFSEIIQNNRISAETNQFIASLQLARSTAVKQQRNAQICVSTDQMTCTGTTNWASGWIVWVDQDSDSTLDAGEIVRVQAPLNTASILTSTTQSTFRYSATGLVDNGDTLTFCDNRTGETGRQITITATGSVSVADTPMPCS; via the coding sequence ATGACTAAACCTATCCTACTATCCGCCGATGACAGCAACATGGACAAAAAACATATAGTAGGCCAACACGGTTTTACGCTGATCGAGTTAATAGTCACCATGGCTATCGCCGCCATCCTGGTGACCGCTGCGATACCCAGCTTTAGCGAAATTATTCAAAACAATCGTATCAGCGCAGAAACTAACCAGTTTATCGCCAGCCTGCAACTGGCGCGAAGCACAGCCGTCAAACAACAACGTAATGCTCAAATATGTGTCAGCACCGACCAGATGACTTGCACTGGCACCACCAACTGGGCATCAGGGTGGATAGTTTGGGTTGATCAGGATAGCGACAGTACATTGGATGCCGGGGAAATTGTCAGAGTGCAAGCGCCTTTAAACACTGCCTCCATACTGACAAGTACCACACAAAGCACATTTCGCTATTCAGCCACGGGTCTCGTAGACAATGGCGACACTTTGACATTTTGCGATAACCGCACCGGCGAAACAGGCAGACAAATCACTATTACTGCAACCGGAAGCGTTAGTGTTGCTGATACGCCAATGCCATGCTCCTAA